A portion of the Flavobacterium limnophilum genome contains these proteins:
- a CDS encoding O-antigen ligase family protein has translation MHFLKRNIFKIILLTLLLALSLIFNHNADFWIGKEYEYYRLFFLLIFSTILFFTSKEQLQLGKVDVVVISLLLFLAISRSLHLGSLNEIHVINTLSLVIYYIVLKTIRLKKEEITTYHQFLIGIGMFLCGYCMLELYDVLERTNLYWRMKGNFPNPGPLGGFIAAILSLVFYELSQKTILEKWVKLVVYVIVAALMVLVLIKSESRAAMLSAVISITVLASYYGFKKWKHFKYSLLSLLPIFIFIGLSKGTDSISGRLLIWKISLLSFLDRPFTGVGHNFFGVEYLNFQADYFSKGGTKEEILLAGANIQAFNEFLKFIIENGILGIILILASLFWIFKSKNTIPNSGKQNFPLASLAFYSTIIVFASFSFPLQFLPFQLLLLNQIALQEYPPLRYSFSVNKNFEKLLFGVASCFLLYLSNYQHKGFRAWKDGSELQFSNPDSTKILYDYSYQRLQNEGGFFMHYGFFMEDKNTHTALALFKKAKQLINTPTLYIKTARLNEQLGNYKSTEEDLLKLHFISPHLFKPQEELVDFYTRRNNTSKAKLYAKKIMETPIKIPSQEVVRIKLKAKNILKQF, from the coding sequence ATGCACTTCCTAAAAAGAAACATTTTCAAAATTATTCTCTTGACTTTGCTCCTTGCATTGAGCTTAATTTTTAATCATAATGCTGATTTTTGGATAGGCAAAGAGTATGAATACTATCGATTATTCTTCCTGCTTATATTTTCAACAATCCTATTTTTCACGTCCAAAGAACAATTACAACTAGGAAAAGTTGATGTTGTGGTAATTTCCTTATTGCTGTTTTTAGCCATTTCAAGAAGTTTGCATTTGGGTTCATTGAACGAAATACACGTAATAAACACCTTATCTCTTGTCATTTATTATATAGTACTAAAAACAATTCGTTTAAAAAAAGAAGAAATCACAACCTACCATCAATTTCTCATTGGTATTGGTATGTTCTTGTGTGGATATTGTATGCTGGAGCTATACGATGTTCTGGAACGCACCAATTTATATTGGAGAATGAAAGGTAATTTTCCTAATCCCGGCCCTTTGGGTGGATTTATTGCCGCAATACTATCATTGGTATTTTATGAATTGTCACAAAAAACCATTCTGGAAAAATGGGTAAAATTAGTAGTGTATGTAATCGTTGCCGCATTAATGGTATTGGTACTCATCAAAAGCGAGTCTCGGGCAGCAATGCTATCGGCGGTTATTTCAATAACTGTTTTAGCGAGTTATTATGGTTTCAAAAAGTGGAAACACTTTAAATATTCGCTACTTTCTTTACTCCCCATTTTTATTTTTATTGGTTTAAGCAAAGGTACAGACTCCATTAGTGGCAGATTATTGATATGGAAAATTTCATTATTGTCGTTTTTAGACCGTCCCTTTACAGGTGTGGGCCATAATTTTTTTGGAGTGGAATACCTGAATTTTCAAGCCGATTATTTTTCGAAAGGAGGAACAAAAGAAGAGATTTTGCTGGCTGGAGCAAATATTCAGGCATTCAACGAATTTTTAAAATTCATTATTGAAAATGGAATATTGGGTATTATTCTAATTCTAGCAAGCCTTTTTTGGATATTCAAATCAAAAAACACGATTCCAAATTCCGGCAAACAAAATTTCCCATTAGCCTCTTTAGCATTTTATAGCACTATAATTGTTTTTGCCTCCTTTTCTTTTCCTCTGCAATTCTTGCCTTTCCAATTGCTTTTGCTCAACCAAATTGCGTTGCAAGAATACCCTCCATTGCGATATAGCTTTAGTGTAAATAAAAACTTTGAAAAATTACTGTTTGGTGTAGCGAGTTGCTTTTTGCTTTATTTAAGCAATTACCAACATAAAGGTTTCCGTGCTTGGAAAGACGGTAGCGAGTTGCAATTCTCCAACCCCGATTCTACTAAAATTCTTTATGATTACTCCTATCAACGCTTGCAAAACGAGGGTGGCTTTTTTATGCATTATGGCTTTTTTATGGAAGATAAAAATACTCATACCGCTTTAGCCTTGTTTAAAAAAGCAAAACAGCTAATTAATACGCCCACATTATACATCAAAACAGCCCGATTAAACGAACAACTAGGCAACTACAAAAGCACCGAAGAAGACCTCTTGAAACTGCATTTTATCAGTCCTCACTTATTTAAACCACAGGAAGAATTAGTAGATTTTTATACCCGAAGAAACAATACATCAAAAGCAAAATTGTATGCAAAAAAAATTATGGAAACACCGATAAAAATACCCAGTCAGGAAGTAGTACGCATTAAACTAAAAGCAAAAAATATTTTAAAACAATTTTAA